The genomic region CGACGACTTTCGAGGTGTCCAGCTCAAGCGCGGCATCCGCCACCGGTTGCAGGCTGAACGCATTGTTGCCTTCGGCGCGCGCTTGCAGACCGGTGCCTTCAAGCAATGCATTCAAACCCTGCTCAGGTGTGTAACTGCCTTCCAGGCCACGGCTTTGCACACCGCTGGTGACTTGCGAACCAAACGAAATCAGCACGCCCGCTTCACGACCAAACTGGTTCAGGGCATTTTCCAGCGACGACGGCGCGATGTGATAAGCCTTGGCATCAGCGGCCAGCGCGGCGGGCAGGGCACTGAAACTCAGGCTGGCGCCGAGGACAAGATTGCGCAGGCTGCGAGCCAGTGGCGTGAGGCGGGTGGGGTGCATGTGGATGATCCTGAGAAGGTTGAATCAAGGGGGCTTTCCTTCTCTGTCACGCCAGATCTGAAAAACGGCTCATTTATTTTTCAAGATCAAAAGATCGTCCGATCGCGGCCCGAGCCTTCGGCAGCTCCTACAGGAAGTCGAACTCCATCCAATGTAGGAGCTGCCGAAGGCTGCGATCTTTTGATTCTGCTGCTTTAAACCCGCGCTTCGACGCTCACCCAGTAACGGGTAAAGCGCCTCACCTTCACCGGCAAACTGATTTCCAGCAGGTCGAGAATCCGCTCGCTGTCGTCCAGTGGATACGTCCCGGAGATCAGCAGGTCGGCGACGTTCCTGTCGCAATTGAGCTGGCCGCGACGGTAGCGAGCCAGTTCATCGAGGAAGTCGCCCAGACGCATATGTGCCGCCACTAGCATGCCGTCGGCCCAGGCGCCGCTGTTGGCGTCCAAAGGCTTGGCTTCGGCGACTGAAGCAGAGGTAAAACTCAACTGACGCGCGAGCGGCAGCAGCATCGGCGCGCGTCCATTGCTGCCCAGCTCGACCCGGCCTTCAAACAGCGCAACCTGTGTGCGATCGGCAAATTGCCGCACATTGAGGCGTGCGCCGTGAGTTTTCAGAGTGCCTTGGGCCGTGCGCACTTCGAACGGTTGCGCGGCAGTCAGGAGGATTTCGCCTTCGAGCAAGCGGATCAGTCGCGCCGAGGTGTCGACATCCGCAGCACTGGCGGTGTTGAGTTGCAACTGATCGCCGGCACCGAGTGCCACCTTGCGCCGTTGCCCGATCGGGCTGCGGTAATCGGCGAACAGCGACGGCAGCGGGGTGTGTTCGCGCATGCCCCAGGTGACAGCCGAACCGGCACCGAGAATCAGCAGCAGTTTCAGCGCCTGACGACGGCTGCCGGACTTTGGTCCGTTCAACGCCGCGTGTGCCAGCGGCGAAGACACACCGCGCAAGCGCTGATTGACCCGTTGAATATGTTCCCACGCCCGCCGATGTTCGCTGTGCGCGTCCAGCCATTGTTGCCAGGCGTGTTGCTGGCGCGGGGAGAGCGTGCCTTGCTGCATTTCCATCAACCAATACACGGCCTGTTCAGCCACTTGGGAGGAGAAATCCGGCGCGCGGTTCATAGGGCGAAGTAGCAGCGCATCGCCGCTTTGTTCAAATGACGTTTGACCGTGGCCACAGAGATGTCGAGTTCAGCGGCGATCTGTGGATACGTCAGGCCATCGACCTGCGCCAGCAAAAAGGCGCGTTTGACTTGGCGCGGCAAACCATCGAGCAACTCATCCAGTTCCATCAGGGTTTGCAGGATGATCGCTTTGTCTTCTTCCGACGGCGCGACCATGTCCGGCATCTGCGCCAAGGTGTCGAGGTAAGCGCGTTCGACATCCTGACGGCGGTAATGATTGAACAGAACGCGCTTGGCCAACGTCGTCAGAAAGGCGCGCGGCTCGATGATCACCGGCGGTTCGCGGGCGGTCAGCACCTTGATAAACGTGTCCTGGGCCAGATCCGCCGCGCTGTCCGGGCAGCCGAGTTTGCGCCGCAGCCAGCCAGTCAGCCAACTGTGATGAGCCTGATAGAGCGATTCGACGGGATGGGCGGACGACAACGGTATTACTCCGGGCGCTTGATGGCGCGGTAGAGAGTATGCGTTAGAGAACAAGAACTGTTCGCATTGTAAGGGGCGAAACGCTAAACCGGCAATCAGATGCTTTTGCGTATGAGAATATTTATCATTAATATTGCTCGCCTGTAAGTTCGGCTGATCGGCCGGACGTTTTTCGTTTCAGGGTCGAAACATGAAAGGCAAACTCGCCACACTTCCCATGTCCTATCGTCTGGCCGTCACTTCTCGGGTGCTGGCGGCGGTGTTTGGCGGCTATCTCGTTGCGGCGCTGGCCAGTGTCACCCTGACGCTGTGGCTGCCGTTGAGTCGCGCCGAAGCGGTGGTGACCGGCATGACTATTTCCTTTCTGGTCTATCTGGTGGCGGTGCTGTGGTGTTTCGCCTGCCGTACGGCGTGGTCAGCCTGGGTCGGTTTGCTGGTGCCGAGCGTGATTCTGGCAACCATCTCCGGCGCAGCACGCGGATTGGGCCTGGCATGAAAGAGGGCTTTCGTCAGGCGATGGCCTGGCTGCACACCTGGGCCGGACTGCTGTTCGGCTGGTTGCTGTTCGCGATTTTTCTGACCGGGACGCTGGCCTATTTCAAGGATGAGATCAGCCACTGGATGCAGCCGGAAATCCCCGCGCGATCGGTGACTGCCGAAACCAGCCTGACGCTGGCCCAGGATTATCTGCAGCAACACGCGGCGGGCGCGTCACGCTGGCTCATCGATTTGCCCGATGCCCGTGATCCCGGCCTGACCGTGCGTTGGCAGCAAGCACCGGCAAAACCGGGTGAGCGCGGACGTTTCGAAGCGAAAACCCTTGATGCGCAAACCGGCGCCGAAGTGCAGGGCCGCGACAGCATGGGCGGCGAGTTCTTTTATCGCTTCCACTTTCAGCTGCAAATGCCTTACCCGTGGGGCCGTTGGCTGTCGACCATCGCCGCGATGGTGATGTTTGTCGCGCTGATCAGCGGGATCATCACCCACAAGAAAATCTTCAAGGACTTCTTCACCTTCCGCCCGCGCAAGGGTCAGCGCTCCTGGCTCGACGGGCATAACGCGGTCGGCGTATTGGTGTTGCCGTTTCACTTGATGATCACTTACAGCAGCCTGGTGATTTTCATGTCGATGGTCATGCCGGCGAGCATCGTCGCGTCGTATGGCAGTGACGTGCGCACGTTCTATGACGAAGTTTTCCCCGCTTCGAAGACCCCGGAGCGCGCCGATGTAGCGGCACCGTTGGCGGCCATGGCGCCGCTGTTGAGCAAGGCCAGCGAGCAATGGTCGGGCGGCCATACGGCGCGTCTGTCGGTGAGCAATCCGGGGGATGCCAATGCCACGGTGGTGCTGTCCCGTGCGGGGGATCGTGTGGTGCATGATTTCGGCCGCGCCGTGACCTTCAACGGTGTGACCGGGCAGATGCTCGGCAGCACACCGGAGCAACCGCTGGCGATGGCGGTGGGGGGCGCGTTCTATGGTTTGCACATGGGCCACTTCGCCGGGCCGCTCTTGCGCTGGCTGTATTTCATCTGTGGGCTGGCCGGCACCGCGATGATCGGCACCGGGCTGGTGATCTGGCTCGGCAAGCGTCAGCTCAAACACGCCAAGAGCGGCGTGATGCCGTTTGAATTGCGGCTGGTCGAAGTGCTGAACATTGCCAGTATGGCCGGGCTGGTGTCGGCGGTGGCGGTGTTCTTCCTGGCCAATCGTCTGTTGCCGGTGAGCCTTGCCGGGCGTGCCGATTGGGAGGTGAACGCATTCTTTATTGCCTGGGGCTTGAGCGTGGCACACGCGATGTTGCGGCCGGGGCGCAAAGCCTGGATTGAACAGCTTGTGCTCGGTGCCGCGCTGTTTGTCGCGGTGCCGCTGATCAATGCGCTGACCACCCCTTGGAACCTCGGCGTGGCTTTGATGCAGAGCGATTGGGCGTTGGCCGGTTTTGATCTGACCTGCCTCGCCACAGGTCTGTTTCTGGCGTGGGCCGCATGGAAAATGCAGCGCGCCGGCAGCACCGTCAGCGTTAAAAAGCCACGTCGCGAAACGCCTTGGCCGATCACTCTTGAGCAAGGGGCTAACTGATGCTGCTGGCACTGTTGCTCACATACGCCGGATTCACCGCGTTGTGCCTGTCGATGCCTCGGCACCACGATGAATTGCTCAGCCGCAAGTCTTCCACGCGTCGCCGTCAGGGCCTGAAACTGGCCGGGTGGTTTTTGTTGGGCTTGTCGCTGTGGGCCGCCGTTTCTGCCAATGGCTGGAGCTTCGGTCTGGTCGACTGGTTCGCCGTGCTGATGCTCAGCGCCCTGGCGTTGGTATTGCTGCTGCCGTATCGCCCGCGTTTCGCATTGGCACTGGCCGGTGTCAGTCTGCTGGCCAGCCCGGTCGCCGCATGGGCGCAGTGCTGAAGTGCTGATCGATCATCCGCCGGAATCGCGCGACGACGAGCCGCGCGGGGCGCGTGCGCATTTTCTTCAGGTGTTTTTGTCCCAGCGTTCGCAAATGGAAGCGCTGGTGAGCCGGCGCGTCGGTTGCCGGGCGACGGCGGCGGATCTGGTGCAGGATCTGTTTCTGCGTTTCTGGCGGCGACCGCTGGTGCAGGTCGAAGAACTCAGCACCTATCTTTTGCGCTGCGCCGGCAACATCGCCATCGACCATCTTCGCAGCGAAGGCACGCGCACGCGCGTCAACGAGGGTTGGCAACCGGACGCGCCGGACAGCCACGGCAGCGAACCGCAAGCGGCGCTGGAAGCGGGCAATGATCTGAAGCATGTCGAAGCAGCGTTGCGTGCGTTGCCCGAGCGTACCCGGCAGATCTTTTTGCTCAATCGCATCCACGGCCGCAAGTACGCGGAAATCGCCAAAGCCATGGGCCTGTCACAAAGTGCCGTGGAAAAACATATGATGCGCGCCCTCGAGGCCTGCAAGGCCAGCCTGCGCGAACCCGCGCCACGCCTGCCAGGGAAAGCACCGTGAAGCCATCCGACTCCATCACCCCAACGCCCGCTCAGGAGCAGGCCGCGTTTGCCTGGTTGAGCCTGCTGCATGACCGGCCGAGCGCGGGTGATCAACTGACCTTCAGCCAATGGCTGCGTGCCGATCCTGCGCATGCCGAGGCGTATGCGCAGGCGCAAGTGCTCTGGGAACTGAGCGAAGGCCCGGCGCGAACGCTGGCCGATGAAGAGGCTGTGGCGTTGCAGGGCTATCTCGATGCGATGGATCGCCCGCGTCGTCCAGCGCTGTTGCAATGGTCGGGGGCGCTGGCGATGGCGGCGTGTCTGTTGTTGATGGTCAGCCTCGGCACCGGCTGGCAGCCGCAGCGCTGGATCGATGATCTGGGCGCGGATTACGTTTCAGCGCCGGGGGAAATACGCACCGTGACCTTGGCTGATCAATCGCAAGTAACGCTGGATGCTGACAGTGCGATTGCCGTGGATTTCAGCCGTGGCGAGCGGCATGTCCAGTTGCGTCGCGGTGCCGGATTTTTCACGGTGACGCACACCGGCGAGCCGTTTGTGGTCGAGGCCGAGAAAGGTCAGGCGCGGGTGCTCGGCACGCAATTCGAAGTGCGACTGCAACCGCATGGCGCACAGGTGACGGTGTTGTCCGGGCGCGTTGGGGTGACGGCGGATCGTGGTGGTGAACAGCAGATTCTCAGCGCCGGCCAGCAAGTTGCTTATGCTGAAGGCACGGCAGAAAAACTCCATGCGGTGGACAGTGAGGCGCAGTTGGCCTGGCGTCAGGGCTGGCTGACTTACTACAAGTCGACGCTGGCCGATGTGGTGGAGGATCTGCGCCGTTACTACCCGGGACGGATTGTGTTGCTCAACGATGAGCTGGCGGCGCGCAAGGTCAGTGGCAGTTTTCCGAGCAAGGATCCGCAGGCGGTGCTCAGTTCCCTGCAAGGGGTGATGGGGTTTGAGCAGCATCAGGTGTTGGGGCATCTGATAATTTTGCGTTGAGGCTTATGGCCTCTTCGCGAGCAGGCTCGCTCCCACAGGTAACGCATTCCAAAATGTGGGAGCGAGCCTGCTCGCGAAGGCGTCGGCCGAAACAACACACCTGCAAAAATATTTTCAGATTTGTGGTGAGGTAAACCCGAGCCCAATCCGTGTAGTGACTGAAACTGCGATTCATTCGCATCCGTTGCGTTTCTACACAGGTCATTGAGCAATGAAGTCCAGGGCAAAATCGGGTTCGGTCAAACAGTGGTTGGGCGTGTCGGCACTGAGTTTGTCGGCATTGGCATTGCTGCCGAAAAGCGTGTCTCTGGCCGCTGAAACCGTCAGCAGCCAGGCGCAAAAGCAGTTCAATTTTTCCCTGGCCGCCAAACCGCTGCCGCAAGCCTTGAGCGACTTCAGCCGCGTCACCGGGCAGAGCGTGGTCTACACCGACGAAGCGCCGTACGGCCTCACCGCACCGGCCGTCAATGGCCAGATGAGTGCCGAACAGGCCCTGCAACGTCTGCTCAGCGGTTCCGGCCTCAACTTCCGTCGCACCGATAGTCACACGCTGGCACTGGAACCCAAACCCACCGAAGGCGCGTTGAACCTCGGCGCCACCACCATCACCTCGACCCGCGACGAGTCGATGAGTTACCAACCACCGGAAACCAGTTCGGTGATGCGTTCCTCAGCGTCGTTGCAGGAAGTCCCGCAGACCATCAACGTCATCCCGGCGCAAGTGATCCGCGATCAGGCGCCGCGCAATCTGGATGACGCGCTGGCCAATGTCAGCGGCATTACCCAAGGCAACACCTTGGGCAGCACGCAGGATTCGGTGATGACCCGCGGTTTCGGTGACAACCGCAACGGCTCGATCATGCGCGACGGCATGCCGATCGTGCAGGGCCGTGGCATGAACGCCACGGTTGATCGCGTCGAAGTGCTCAAAGGTCCGGCCTCTTTGCTGTACGGCATTCAAGACCCCGGTGGTGTGGTCAACATGGTCAGCAAGAAGCCCGAACTGACGCAATACAATGCGCTGACCTTGCGCGGGTCGACTTACGGCGAGGACAAGAACGGCAGCGGCGGCACCTTCGACAGCACCGGCCCGTTGGGCGATTCCGGGCTGGCCTATCGCATGGTGCTCGACCACGAAGACGAAGATTACTGGCGCAACTTCGGCACCCATCGTGAAACCCTGATCGCCCCGTCGCTGGCCTGGTTCGGCGAAAGCACCAAGCTGTTGTTCGCCTATGAACATCGCGAATTTCTCACGCCGTTCGACCGTGGCACGCTGATCGATCCGCGCACCAATCACCCGCTGGATATCTCGCGCAAGGAGCGTCTGGACGAACCGTTCAACAACATGGAAGGCCGCTCGGACCTGTATCACTTTGAAGCCGACCACGACCTCAATGACGACTGGAAAGCGCATTTCGGCTACAGCTGGAACCGCGAAACCTACGACGCCAGCCAGGTTCGTGTCACCGCCATCGACACCAAAAAAGGCACGCTGACCCGCAGCATGGACGGCACCCAGAACGCGATCAGCACCGACCGTTTCACCACCGCCAGTCTCGAAGGCAAGGTCAACGTGCTGGGCATGCAGCATGATCTGGTGTTCGGCGTCGATGACGAGTACCGCAAGATCTACCGCGAGGACTTGATCCGGCAGAAAAGCCTGACCACGTTCAGCTACCTCAATCCGGTGTATGGCCGCGAAGTCGCCGGCACGACCGTCAGCGCCCCCGACAGTGCGCAGACCGATGAACTGCGCAGCGATTCGGTGTTCATGCAGGACTCGATTCACCTCAATGACCAGTGGATTCTGGTCGCCGGCGGGCGCTTCCAGGAGTACGACCAGCACGCCGGCAAAGGCGTGCCGTTCAATGCCAACACCGACAGCAATGGGCAGAAGTGGGTGCCGCGCGCCGGTCTGGTGTACCGCTACACCGACGCCTTGTCGTTCTACGGCAGCTACACCGAATCGTTCAAACCCAACTCGACCATCGCCCCGCTGAGCGGCAGCAGCACCGTGCTCGACGGCAGCATCGCGCCGGAAGAAGCCAAGTCATGGGAGCTGGGTGCGCGCCTGGATCTGCCGGGGCGCGTCACTGGCAACATTGCGTTGTTCGACATCAAAAAACGTAATGTGCTGGTGGCCAACTCTGAAGGCCCGACGACGATTTACAGCGCGGCCGGCGAGGTGCGTTCGCGCGGTCTGGAAATGGACCTGACCGGGCAGTTGAGCGATCACTGGAGCATGATCGGCAGCTACGCCTACACCGATGCCGAAGTGACCGAAGACCCGGACTACAAAGGCAAGCGCCTGCAAAACGTGGCGAAGAATTCCGGCTCGTTGTCGGCGGTGTATGACTTCGGCAGCGTGATCGGCGGCGATCAATTGCGCGTCGGCGCCGGGGCACGTTATGTCGGGGAACGTGCGGGTAACGCGGTGAATGATTTTGATCTGCCCAGCTATACCGTGGCCGATGCGTTTGCCACTTACGACACCAAAGTCGAGGGGCAGAAGGTCAAGTTTCAGCTCAATGTGAAGAACCTGTTTGATCGCACTTACTACACTTCGGCGGCGAGCCGGTTCTTTGTGTCGATGGGCGATTCGCGGCAGGTATCGCTGTCCAGCACCCTAGAGTTTTAAGGCAAGATCAGAAGCCCCTCACCCTAACCCTCTCCCGGAGGGAGAGGGGACTGACCGTGGGATATTCCAGAGGTACACCGACTTGAACGTGATGCTTTGAATCCATAATCGATTCGGTGTTTCAGGTCGATGTACAACGCCAGACAGCTCGGTCGGCTCCCTCTCCCTCCGAGAGAGGGCTGGGGTGAGGGGAAAAGGGCTCAACGCAAAAACGCCTGCCGATACTCTCCCGGCGTCCCGCCCAACACCTGCTTGAACCGATTAGTGAAATGACTGGCACTGGCAAACCCGCACGCCAGCGCAATCTCGCCCAACGGCAACGCCGTCCCGCGCAACAACTCCCGCGCGCGGCTCAAGCGCCGCGCCAGCACATATTGATGCGGCGGCAGGCCGAAACTCGTGCGAAACATTCGCGCAAAGTGGTATTCCGACAGGGCACACATCCCGGCCAGTTGCCCCAGGCTAATCGGCTCGGCCAACTGAGTGTCGATGAACTCCACCAATTGCCGACGCTGATGCGGTGCGAGCCCGCCCTTCAAACGCAAACCCTGACGTGCGCCGACCTGGCTGAGCAAGGTGTGGCTGATCAATTCATGGGCGAGGCTGCTGGTCAGCAAGCGTTCGGCGGGTTCATCCCAATTCAGCGTCAGCAACTGCCGGAAGCGTTGTGCCTGTTGTGGGTCTTCGAGGAAGGTCTGCTCGCGCAATTGCATCTCACGGGGTTCGCGATCCAGCAGCGTGACGCAACCGAGGGCAAATTGTTCGGCGCTGAAATACAGGTGCGCCAAGCGGATATCGCCGTTGATCACCCAGCCTGACTCGTGATCGGCCGGCAGGATGCACAGCTTGTCCGGCCCGCCTTTTTGACCGGGTTGATCGCGACGGAATGTGCCGGTACCACCGGCGATGTAGCAGGACAGGGTGTGGTGGCTCGGCGCTTCATAATCCTGCGCATCGTGGTGGTTGGTCCACAAAGCGGCAGACAAGCCGTCACCGAGCTCGGCGCTGTGCACAAGGCGTGCGTTCGGCGAGCTGTTTAACGCTTGAAAGACTTGCAGGGTATCGATGGCGGCCATGGTCGGTTCTCTTCAACGCCTTGCATCCTACTCCGTGGGCGCCGCGCTGCCAGCCTGCCGCCAGACAAAAGCGCAAGAATCTGCAAGCGCGCAACGCCCGCCCGGGCAGACACTCAAGGCCTATCGAGGAGTGTGTGCCATGAACCTGTCGTTGTATTTGCTGACCGTGCTGATCTGGGGCACCACGTGGATTGCCCTGAAATGGCAACTGGGCGTGGTGGCAATTCCGGTGTCGATCGTCTATCGCTTCGGCCTCGCCGCGTTGGTGCTGTTTGTGCTGTTGCTGCTCAGCCGGCGCCTGCAACCGATGAACCGCCGTGGGCATTTGATCTGCGTGGCGCAGGGGTTGTGTCTGTTCTGCGTCAACTTCATGTGCTTCCTGACCGCCAGTCAGTGGATCCCCAGCGGTCTGGTTGCAGTGGTGTTCTCTACTGCGACGTTGTGGAACGCGCTGAATGCGCGAGTGTTCTTTGGCCAGCGCATCGCACGCAATGTGCTGATGGGCGGTGCGCTTGGGTTGTTTGGGTTGGGCATGTTGTTCTGGCCGGAATTGGCCGGGCATCAGGCCAGCCCGCAAACCTTGCTCGGTCTGGGCCTGGCGTTGTGCGGCACCTTGTGTTTCTCGGCGGGCAACATGCTTTCGAGTCTGCAGCAGAAGGCCGGTCTCAGACCGCTGACCACCAACGCCTGGGGCATGGCCTATGGGGCGGCGATGTTGTCGGTGTGGTGCCTGGTCAAGGGCATTCCGTTCGACATGGACTGGAGCCCGCGTTACGTCGGTGCGCTGCTGTATCTGGTAATCCCGGGTTCAGTGATCGGTTTTACTGCGTATCTGACGCTGGTCGGACGCATGGGCCCGGAGCGCGCGGCTTACTGCACCGTGCTGTTCCCGGTCGTGGCGCTGAACGTCTCGGCATTTGCTGAAGGTTATCAGTGGACAGCGCCGGCGCTGGTCGGTCTGGTGTTAGTGATGCTGGGCAACGTACTAGTGTTTCGTAAACCGAAAGCGGTGGTGGCGCCGGTACAGGGAAAGTTGGCTTGAAATAAACGAGCGCTGAACTTCAGCGCTCGACTTTCAATGTGATGTAAATCATTGCCGGGAAGATGAAGTCAACGATATGTCGCGCCCAATCCTTGGCATTCCAAGATTGCGAAGTGTCCATGTCAAACCATTCCACACCCACGGTTTGCAGGCACACGTAATAAATGAAAATGGCTGCCAATATGCCCATGATCGAGAACTTTTTTGCCTCGTGGAATATCTCTGCGGAAGCATCGATGTGGCGATATAACTGATAAGTGCCTATCAGGCACAGGACGGTATACGTGACTTCCAGCGTGATGATGAACCAGTAGATCCGGTGATGAATCATCGGTGATTCAATGGCTCGGTACTTGATGGATTCACTGGCGGTGGTGGTGTCCATACTCAGGATATGAGCCACGTAGGTGTAGTTTGAATTGTAGTCGGTAAAGTTGTGGATCATCACCAGCACGCCAAAGAAGCTGATGTAAGCCATCAATATGACTTTGCTGTAACGAATGAGTTTTTCGGTTGTCAGGGTGTTCAAGGTATTGGCTCTCCATAGCGTTTGTCGATTATTCGACAGGCAGGCAGAGCTTATAATGCTGTTGTTTAATTGGCTTTGTTGTTCAATTTCAAGTTGTGTAAGGCATAACTAACGGGCAAGTGCGATAACGCACTTGCCCGTGTTTTTTTATCCGCGCCAGACTTGCGGGTTGACCAGATCCTGCGGGCGTTCGCCGAGCAGGGCGCTGCGCAGGTTGGCCAGTGCACGATTGGCCATGGCTTCACGGGTTTCATTCGTCGCCGAGCCGATGTGCGGCAGAGTCACGGCATTGCTGAGCTGGAACAGCGGCGACTCGGCCAGAGGTTCTTTTTCGTAGACGTCGAGGCCGGCGCCGCGAATGCGCTTGGTTTGCAGGGCCTCGATCAAGGCCGGTTCATCGACGACCGGGCCACGCGATATGTTCACCAAAATGGCGTCCGGTTTCATCAGGGCCAGTTCGTGATGGCTGATCAGGTGGCGGGTCTTGTCGCTGAGCGGCACGACCAGGCAGACGAAATCGGCTTCGGCGAGCAGTTGATCGAGGCTGCGAAATTGTGCGCCGAGTTCTTGTTCCAGGTCGGTCTTGCGGCTGTTGCCGCTGTAGATGATTGGCATATTGAAGCCGAAGCGGCCACGACGGGCGACGGCGGCGCCGATGTTGCCCATGCCGACGATGCCGAGGGTTTTGCCGTGCACGTCACAGCCGAACAGCGGGGCGCCGACGCTGGCTTGCCATTGGCCGGCCTTGGTCCAGGCGTCGAGTTCGGCGACGCGGCGGGCGCTGCTCATGATCAGGGCGAAGGCGAGGTCTGCGGTGCTTTCGGTGAGCACATCCGGGGTGTTGGTGAGCATGATTCCGCGTTGGTTGAAGTAGGCGAGGTCGTAGTTGTCGTAGCCGACGGAGACGCTTGAGACCACTTCCAGTTTTGTCGCGGTTTCGAGTTGGGCCTGGCCGAGTTTGCGGCCGACGCCGATGAGGCCGTGGGCGTGGGGCAGGGCTTCGTTGAATTGGGCGTTGATGTCGCCGGCTTTTGGGTTGGGGACGATGACGTCGAATTCTTGCTGGAGGCGTTCGATCATGGGTGGGGTGATGCGGCTGAAGGCCAGGACAGTCTTTTTCATCGTTTTTGGCTCTTGTTCGGGCTTGATACCAAGCACGCTAACATTTCTGGCTTGGGGTTGTCTTGGCGGCCTCTGGGCCGACCATGTTGTGGTTGTTCGGTGTGTATATCCGTTTCTTCGGTAACGGCGGCTTAGGGTTTCGCCCTGACGGCGACTCACTTTTTTTACA from Pseudomonas tensinigenes harbors:
- a CDS encoding FecR family protein — protein: MKPSDSITPTPAQEQAAFAWLSLLHDRPSAGDQLTFSQWLRADPAHAEAYAQAQVLWELSEGPARTLADEEAVALQGYLDAMDRPRRPALLQWSGALAMAACLLLMVSLGTGWQPQRWIDDLGADYVSAPGEIRTVTLADQSQVTLDADSAIAVDFSRGERHVQLRRGAGFFTVTHTGEPFVVEAEKGQARVLGTQFEVRLQPHGAQVTVLSGRVGVTADRGGEQQILSAGQQVAYAEGTAEKLHAVDSEAQLAWRQGWLTYYKSTLADVVEDLRRYYPGRIVLLNDELAARKVSGSFPSKDPQAVLSSLQGVMGFEQHQVLGHLIILR
- a CDS encoding DUF4880 domain-containing protein, which produces MNRAPDFSSQVAEQAVYWLMEMQQGTLSPRQQHAWQQWLDAHSEHRRAWEHIQRVNQRLRGVSSPLAHAALNGPKSGSRRQALKLLLILGAGSAVTWGMREHTPLPSLFADYRSPIGQRRKVALGAGDQLQLNTASAADVDTSARLIRLLEGEILLTAAQPFEVRTAQGTLKTHGARLNVRQFADRTQVALFEGRVELGSNGRAPMLLPLARQLSFTSASVAEAKPLDANSGAWADGMLVAAHMRLGDFLDELARYRRGQLNCDRNVADLLISGTYPLDDSERILDLLEISLPVKVRRFTRYWVSVEARV
- a CDS encoding TonB-dependent siderophore receptor yields the protein MKSRAKSGSVKQWLGVSALSLSALALLPKSVSLAAETVSSQAQKQFNFSLAAKPLPQALSDFSRVTGQSVVYTDEAPYGLTAPAVNGQMSAEQALQRLLSGSGLNFRRTDSHTLALEPKPTEGALNLGATTITSTRDESMSYQPPETSSVMRSSASLQEVPQTINVIPAQVIRDQAPRNLDDALANVSGITQGNTLGSTQDSVMTRGFGDNRNGSIMRDGMPIVQGRGMNATVDRVEVLKGPASLLYGIQDPGGVVNMVSKKPELTQYNALTLRGSTYGEDKNGSGGTFDSTGPLGDSGLAYRMVLDHEDEDYWRNFGTHRETLIAPSLAWFGESTKLLFAYEHREFLTPFDRGTLIDPRTNHPLDISRKERLDEPFNNMEGRSDLYHFEADHDLNDDWKAHFGYSWNRETYDASQVRVTAIDTKKGTLTRSMDGTQNAISTDRFTTASLEGKVNVLGMQHDLVFGVDDEYRKIYREDLIRQKSLTTFSYLNPVYGREVAGTTVSAPDSAQTDELRSDSVFMQDSIHLNDQWILVAGGRFQEYDQHAGKGVPFNANTDSNGQKWVPRAGLVYRYTDALSFYGSYTESFKPNSTIAPLSGSSTVLDGSIAPEEAKSWELGARLDLPGRVTGNIALFDIKKRNVLVANSEGPTTIYSAAGEVRSRGLEMDLTGQLSDHWSMIGSYAYTDAEVTEDPDYKGKRLQNVAKNSGSLSAVYDFGSVIGGDQLRVGAGARYVGERAGNAVNDFDLPSYTVADAFATYDTKVEGQKVKFQLNVKNLFDRTYYTSAASRFFVSMGDSRQVSLSSTLEF
- a CDS encoding RNA polymerase sigma factor, whose protein sequence is MLIDHPPESRDDEPRGARAHFLQVFLSQRSQMEALVSRRVGCRATAADLVQDLFLRFWRRPLVQVEELSTYLLRCAGNIAIDHLRSEGTRTRVNEGWQPDAPDSHGSEPQAALEAGNDLKHVEAALRALPERTRQIFLLNRIHGRKYAEIAKAMGLSQSAVEKHMMRALEACKASLREPAPRLPGKAP
- a CDS encoding DUF3649 domain-containing protein codes for the protein MKGKLATLPMSYRLAVTSRVLAAVFGGYLVAALASVTLTLWLPLSRAEAVVTGMTISFLVYLVAVLWCFACRTAWSAWVGLLVPSVILATISGAARGLGLA
- a CDS encoding sigma-70 family RNA polymerase sigma factor, with the translated sequence MSSAHPVESLYQAHHSWLTGWLRRKLGCPDSAADLAQDTFIKVLTAREPPVIIEPRAFLTTLAKRVLFNHYRRQDVERAYLDTLAQMPDMVAPSEEDKAIILQTLMELDELLDGLPRQVKRAFLLAQVDGLTYPQIAAELDISVATVKRHLNKAAMRCYFAL
- a CDS encoding DUF3325 domain-containing protein, whose protein sequence is MLLALLLTYAGFTALCLSMPRHHDELLSRKSSTRRRQGLKLAGWFLLGLSLWAAVSANGWSFGLVDWFAVLMLSALALVLLLPYRPRFALALAGVSLLASPVAAWAQC
- a CDS encoding PepSY-associated TM helix domain-containing protein — encoded protein: MKEGFRQAMAWLHTWAGLLFGWLLFAIFLTGTLAYFKDEISHWMQPEIPARSVTAETSLTLAQDYLQQHAAGASRWLIDLPDARDPGLTVRWQQAPAKPGERGRFEAKTLDAQTGAEVQGRDSMGGEFFYRFHFQLQMPYPWGRWLSTIAAMVMFVALISGIITHKKIFKDFFTFRPRKGQRSWLDGHNAVGVLVLPFHLMITYSSLVIFMSMVMPASIVASYGSDVRTFYDEVFPASKTPERADVAAPLAAMAPLLSKASEQWSGGHTARLSVSNPGDANATVVLSRAGDRVVHDFGRAVTFNGVTGQMLGSTPEQPLAMAVGGAFYGLHMGHFAGPLLRWLYFICGLAGTAMIGTGLVIWLGKRQLKHAKSGVMPFELRLVEVLNIASMAGLVSAVAVFFLANRLLPVSLAGRADWEVNAFFIAWGLSVAHAMLRPGRKAWIEQLVLGAALFVAVPLINALTTPWNLGVALMQSDWALAGFDLTCLATGLFLAWAAWKMQRAGSTVSVKKPRRETPWPITLEQGAN
- a CDS encoding AraC family transcriptional regulator — its product is MAAIDTLQVFQALNSSPNARLVHSAELGDGLSAALWTNHHDAQDYEAPSHHTLSCYIAGGTGTFRRDQPGQKGGPDKLCILPADHESGWVINGDIRLAHLYFSAEQFALGCVTLLDREPREMQLREQTFLEDPQQAQRFRQLLTLNWDEPAERLLTSSLAHELISHTLLSQVGARQGLRLKGGLAPHQRRQLVEFIDTQLAEPISLGQLAGMCALSEYHFARMFRTSFGLPPHQYVLARRLSRARELLRGTALPLGEIALACGFASASHFTNRFKQVLGGTPGEYRQAFLR